A single genomic interval of Gossypium raimondii isolate GPD5lz chromosome 11, ASM2569854v1, whole genome shotgun sequence harbors:
- the LOC105802904 gene encoding meiosis-specific protein ASY3, with amino-acid sequence MAVDVRQSLREDQMSDCRSFGSNFHPSSQSRKISIGVMVDYLAKRKPGCTKEDQDKRANAERIKPSIGISLEGKNKGDAVTTSEGKQTEDAGQVKSPWITPRSLHRKALAPETASLREESSNPRQTKLNTAEDVPETYSAPCSPNQNFNAHNVGSKQNKFGLINGFAYQRKVWKDGNSQRVEELNFANASKGKVELKHKAGKTQNIQTETLKQKLQELFGTVSSPKSLQSSLQSHKVTANNSKQERSADHVVDTAVKPRQNSVTVAIVSDNPNKTVKRPVTCPLIQKRSPAKVKFANTKIGLSSKQKHGDNIFSFGEGRSAKLDGTVNGGSLLPRKRKPAKKSSKIDPHQVCFPEENAADEIKQTTYRTETPPPAKLAGTVNGGSLLPQKKGTEKKSSKIDPHQFCFPEENNADEIKQTTCRSETPLPAEKTSILGNKIESLPDSYSEKGRENFEKVQEKDTFHSPLTNETHRQSNFDNPPSPEKGDKQEDKGNTSLRNFVQTQDDFQSPTFGFITPILNTSASPTPKTVEIEQGTCSPVPFERGLTIGNFRSFRTFKTSGPFSTKSNAEAQSPEDTVKYTNSSLREPMPGKETIDAVNEHSESSSTSEQQWSGNFEEGSPIIKNYDCHRENLISPETVISDKPNFVHCPIKRLRNEDVKLSQFSPTSSSPKEGGGIGESYWFQEHLEQDQEDELTRAITLLPLALETFKRKIDSSTTKKSTEILMSISEKMKSMLLNAEAQIESDVGKLTSLSKTKRKRLETRLQEQQELLKLILEKFKEDIHRHLLDCSSILEGMEAHQNELKGIMKKQKVSHQKLLMHAEETAKIKLSNAEKRIKAVRESAREKMLQLKHVIAECLNGIC; translated from the exons ATGGCAGTAGACGTGAGGCAAAGCTTACGAGAA GATCAGATGAGTGACTGTCGAAGTTTTGGCAGCAATTTTCATCCATCCAGCCAATCTAGAAAGATTTCGATAGGAGTTATGGTAGATTATTTAGCTAAGAGAAAACCTGGATGCACCAAGGAAGATCAGGATAAACGGGCGAATGCAGAAAGAATCAAACCTAGCATTGGAATTTCCTTAGAGGGAAAAAACAAAGGGGACGCTGTCACAACTTCTGAGGGGAAGCAAACTGAAGATGCTGGGCAGGTGAAATCTCCATGGATTACTCCCAGATCCTTGCATAGAAAGGCTCTTGCTCCAGAGACTGCCTCTTTACGGGAAGAATCTTCCAACCCAAGACAGACAAAACTTAATACAGCGGAGGATGTGCCAGAAACATATTCAGCTCCTTGTTCTCCAAACCAAAACTTTAATGCACATAATGTTGGTAGCAAGCAGAATAAATTTGGCCTCATTAATGGCTTTGCCTACCAAAGGAAAGTCTGGAAGGATGGCAACTCACAGAGGGTGGAGGAGTTAAATTTTGCAAATGCATCGAAAGGTAAAGTGGAGTTAAAGCACAAGGCAGGTAAAACTCAAAACATACAAACTGAAACTTTGAAACAGAAGCTGCAGGAGCTGTTTGGCACTGTTTCTTCACCAAAAAGTCTGCAATCTAGTTTACAGTCTCATAAGGTCACTGCCAATAATTCAAAACAAGAGAGAAGTGCTGATCATGTGGTGGACACAGCTGTAAAGCCGAGACAAAATTCAGTTACTGTAGCAATTGTTTCAGACAATCCTAATAAGACTGTTAAGAGGCCAGTAACCTGTCCCTTGATCCAAAAGCGATCTCCCGCAAAAGTGAAGTTTGCCAACACTAAAATTGGGTTATCCTCCAAGCAGAAACATGGAGATAACATCTTCTCTTTTGGTGAAGGAAGATCTGCAAAGCTAGATGGTACTGTCAATGGTGGTTCATTGTTGCCCCGGAAAAGAAAACCTGCAAAGAAAAGTTCTAAAATTGATCCACACCAGGTCTGTTTTCCTGAAGAAAACGCTGCAGATGAGATTAAGCAAACAACATATAGGACTGAAACTCCACCGCCTGCAAAGCTAGCTGGTACTGTCAATGGTGGTTCATTGTTGCCCCAGAAAAAGGGAACTGAGAAGAAAAGTTCTAAAATTGATCCACATCAGTTCTGTTTTCCTGAAGAAAACAATGCAGATGAGATTAAGCAAACAACATGTAGGAGTGAAACTCCACTTCCTGCAGAGAAGACTTCTATACTTGGTAATAAGATCGAAAGCCTTCCTGACTCCTATAGTGAGAAGGGGAGGGAAAACTTTGAGAAGGTTCAAGAAAAGGACACTTTTCATTCTCCATTGACCAATGAGACACACCGGCAGAGTAATTTTGACAATCCACCATCACCAGAAAAAGGGGATAAACAAGAAGATAAGGGAAATACATCCTTGAGGAATTTTGTACAAACACAAGATGATTTCCAAAGTCCAACTTTTGGATTCATAACACCTATTCTAAATACTTCTGCGAGCCCAACACCAAAAACTGTTGAGATAGAGCAAGGTACTTGCAGTCCTGTACCCTTTGAGAGAGGACTTACCATTGGAAATTTTAGGAGCTTCAGGACTTTCAAAACTTCTGGACCTTTTAGCACTAAATCCAATGCAGAAGCTCAGTCACCT GAAGATACAGTGAAGTATACTAATTCTTCCCTCAGGGAGCCAATGCCTGGTAAGGAAACAATTGATGCAGTAAATGAGCATTCTGAATCATCATCGACATCAGAACAGCAGTGGTCAGGGAACTTTGAAGAAGGATCACCCATTATTAAAAACTATGATT GTCACAGAGAAAATCTGATCTCACCAGAGACTGTTATTTCTGACAAACCAAATTTCGTGCATTGCCCAATCAAACGGCTTCGAAATGAAGATGTCAAACTTAGTCAATTCAGTCCCACCTCATCCTCCCCAAAAG AAGGGGGAGGAATTGGAGAAAGCTATTGGTTCCAGGAACACTTGGAACAAGACCAAGAAGATGAATTGACAAG GGCTATTACATTGTTACCTTTGGCTTTAGAAACATTTAAACGCAAAATAGACTCATCTACTACAAAGAAATCCACTGAAATTTTGATGTCCATTTCTGAGAAGATGAAGTCAATGTTGCTGAATGCTGAGGCTCAGATTGAATCTGATGT AGGGAAATTGACTAGTCTCagtaaaacaaaaaggaaacgCCTGGAAACAAGATTGCAAg AGCAACAAGAACTATTGAAGCTGAtacttgaaaagttcaaggagGATATTCATCGTCATCTGTTGGATTGCAGTAGTATCCTTGAAGGGATGGAAGCTCACCAAAATGAACTAAAGGGAATCATGAAGAAACAAA AAGTGTCACACCAGAAGCTTCTCATGCATGCGGAAGAAACAGCTAAAATCAAACTCAGTAATGCTGAAAAAAGAATCAAAGCTGTCCGTGAG TCGGCGAGGGAAAAGATGCTCCAGCTGAAACATGTAATAGCTGAGTGCTTGAACGGTATATGCTAA